One candidate division KSB1 bacterium genomic window carries:
- a CDS encoding DUF4384 domain-containing protein: MNLHHSFLHLAAIKIHRGSALLFLLLAVCFSAPALAHDSRAFDDIEIKVWSSQSFDDPFCSDDPVEIYFRVNRAAYITVYQINPYGGVDIIYPRAYHRWRPVYPGRTYRLIDLADDIYLYYDGVEGRAYIGIIATRQPINIVPWLEAEFRHCGLAFGRPERAVVGIDFQLAINRVLANVRLRLGTACVPTYYVAPIYVRPRVVVKRPPPIIVWPEPPRHKSYYPKWTPPGRGDLDDDDQREPQEKRPFRRRSNDAPEKYYRTPDASDSERPLPDKRSDGRSDEVKVRNDSSDSRGGKPSKSWERRVKKSRH, encoded by the coding sequence ATGAATCTGCATCATTCGTTTTTGCATCTCGCCGCCATAAAAATTCATCGCGGTTCCGCTTTGTTGTTTTTACTACTTGCCGTTTGCTTTTCGGCGCCGGCTTTGGCGCACGATTCGCGAGCTTTCGACGATATCGAAATCAAAGTCTGGTCTTCACAAAGCTTCGACGATCCGTTTTGCAGCGACGATCCGGTCGAGATTTATTTTCGCGTCAATCGCGCCGCGTACATCACGGTTTATCAGATCAATCCCTACGGCGGCGTCGATATTATTTACCCGCGCGCCTATCATCGCTGGCGACCGGTGTATCCCGGACGGACTTATCGCCTGATTGATTTGGCCGATGATATCTATCTTTACTACGACGGCGTCGAGGGCCGCGCCTACATCGGCATCATTGCGACGCGACAGCCGATCAACATCGTGCCCTGGCTGGAAGCCGAATTTCGCCATTGCGGCTTGGCGTTCGGCAGGCCGGAGCGGGCGGTGGTGGGAATTGATTTTCAACTGGCGATCAACCGGGTGCTGGCGAATGTGCGCTTGCGGCTGGGAACCGCCTGCGTGCCGACATACTACGTCGCGCCAATTTACGTTCGCCCTCGTGTCGTGGTCAAACGGCCGCCCCCGATCATCGTGTGGCCGGAGCCGCCTCGTCATAAATCATATTATCCGAAATGGACGCCGCCAGGACGAGGAGATCTGGATGATGACGATCAACGAGAGCCACAGGAAAAACGGCCGTTCCGCCGCCGCAGTAATGACGCGCCTGAAAAGTATTATCGAACCCCTGATGCCAGCGACTCCGAGCGTCCATTGCCCGATAAACGTTCCGACGGCAGATCGGATGAAGTGAAGGTGAGAAATGATTCGAGTGATTCGCGAGGCGGGAAGCCATCAAAAAGCTGGGAACGGCGGGTCAAGAAATCTCGTCACTGA